CAGCAGGCGTACCACGGCCTCACGGCAAACGGTCTCTGGTGCCGCCTCAACCCGGACGAGGTCTACTACCGTGAGGTCGTCGCGGCTCCCGCTCTCCCGCCCACCGACACCGACGCCGGAATCGCGGTCGCCTGGCCCGACATGTGGGACTACTGCGAACCGTATGGGCTCTCCAGCAATGCGGGGGCGACCGCGGGCGTCATGGAGATGGCCGACCGCACCCGCTACGGCGTCTGGAGCACGAACCTCGACGCGCTGGTCACCAGCGCAACCGGTGTCGACGCCATTCCGCCCGCGACCGCCACCGCTCCCGCCGCGCGCCCGAACCCCTTCGGCACCGGAACCGCCATCTCCTGGACGATGCCCGACGCGGGGGGCGCATCGCTCTCGATCGTGGATGTGCGCGGGCGTGTCGTCCGCACGCTCACCACGGGCGCGATGTCAGCCGGTCCGCAGGAGACGCACTGGGACGGACTCGACAATGCTCACCGCCCCGTACCCGCCGGCGTCTACTTCGCGCGGATCGCCGCCCCCGGAATCCATCGCACGGTCAAGCTGACTCTCATCCGATAGGCGATGAAGCGTCGCCGCGGCGCAGCAGATGCGCCGCGGCGACCAGAACAAAAACTACGGCAAGCGCAATCACGCACCACTCCAGCAGGGCCAGCAATCGAACTGCGGGCCGGGCGGACAGCGCATACGCTTCGAAGTTCCGGTGGGCGGCCATGAGTTCGCCTTTGGGGGCAGCGGTGAATGCGACGCATCCCGCGAGAAGCGCACGGCTCGCCCGATACAGGCCGCGTGCCCGGCCTTCCCGGGCCGCCTGACGAAACACCGCCGTGTAGAGAATCGCCCCAATCATCAGGAGCCAGAAGTACACCGCCGCCAGAACCAGATGCGGACCGCCGCCGCCCATGGGGACCAGGCCGACCAGCACGCCCGCAAGGCCCGTGGCCACGCCGACTCCCCCCGCCACGAACCCCCACCGCGTCCCTTCGAGTCGCGCCACTCTCCACAGAATCGGCGTGAACAGGAGCCCGGCAAGTGCCACGCCTCCATTGAACGCCCACGCGCGCGGCGACGACTCCGCCCAGCCGAGTTCGGATACGAAGTGGTTTGCGAACGAGTACCCCGGTCCACCCGGCCGATCATAGGCCAAGACTGCGGCAGCCATGCCTCCCGCCATGCACGCGACTCCCGCAATCCCCGCCACGGCGACACACCTCTCCCGCCGCGCACCGTGCAAATCCCGCATCCTGCTCTCCCCCCGTTTGTCCGCGGCTGCGCAGGATATTGCACGAGTGCCTGCATCGTCACGCACTCTTCGCCGCCCGCACGAAGCCGCGCCCTCCCTGAATCCCTTGATCTTCCGGTGTTCACCCGTACATTGGGCCAGTATTGGGGCGCGTCCGTCCCGGTGGCTCTCCCGGCGCGGAGGGCTTCCTGCCCGGACTCAATCGTGGGTTGAACAAGGAGTGCTGAAGTGCTTGAGAAGATCGGTGTCATCGGCGCAGGAAACATCGGGGGGGTGCTCGTTCAGGAACTCGTCCGGCGGCAGCTGGCCCGGACGATCGCGGTCACCGACCCGGCTCCCTTTGTGAATCCGGAGGATCCGCCCGAGAGGCAGGAGACCACGAAGAGCCAGTCCGTCGCGCGCGGCAAAGCGCTCGACATCCTGGAAGGAACTCCGCTCCTCGGCAGCGATGTCTCCGTGGAGGCCGGACGCGACTACGATGTGCTCGCGGGCTGCGACATGGTGATCAACACAGCGGGCGTGCCGAGAAAAGCGCGTCCGGACGGGACCTTCCCGTCGAGAGATGAACTCCTGTCGATCAACCTGAAGGTGACCGGCCAGGTGGCGAAGGGGATCGCGGACCACTGCCCGGATGCCACCGTCATCTCCGTCGCCAATCCGCTGGACGCCATCGTCTACACGCTCTATCGGAAGCTCGGCATCCCGAAGAACCGCCTGATCGGCATGGCGGGGGTGCTCGACTCGGCGCGCTACCGCTGGTTCGTCGCGCAAGCCGCCGGTGTGAGCGTGGACAATGTGGAGGCTCTCGTTCTCGGCGGCCACGGCGACACCATGGTTCCGGTGCGCAGCTGCTGTCGGATCGCCGGAATGCCCGTCGAGAAGTTCGTGTCCTCCGAAGACCTCGACGCCATCGAAGCCCGCACCCGAAAGGCGGGCGGAGAGGTCGTCGGTCTCCTGGGATTCGGCTCGGCGTTTGTGTCGCCCGCGCTGTCAGCGCTGGAGATGGCGGAGTCCATCCTCTTCGATCGCAAGAAGGTCACCCCGGTCTGCACCCTCCTCGAAGGGGAGTACGGCGTAGACGGTCTCTTTGTCGGCGTGCCTGCGGTGCTTGGTGCCAATGGCGTGGAGAAGATCATCGAGACCGAACTCACCGATGCCGAGGCCACCGCACTGGAGGCTTCCGTGTCCGCAGTGCGGACCACCTGCGAGGATGTCGACCGCATGCTGGAGCAGGCCACCCCGGCTGGCTGATCCGCGGATCACTTGCGACTGCCCCGATCCGTGAGTAGGGTCGGGGCACGCCGTTGGCAGAGCGCCTCCCCCACGGTTTCCACCATTCCCCGGGGAGGTCCCGCACCATGCTCGCCATCTCGGAAGTACGACGCCTCTTGAGCGTTGACACCCCACTGGAACTCCCGCCCGCCCGCCACCGCGCGTCCCGGCTCCTGCATGCCCTTCGCGCCGCGATCCGCCCGGCTGCGCAGCATCTGCACACACTCCGCGTGGGCGCCACGCGCTTCTGGGCCCTGGGAGAAGAGGCACCCCATGCGCTGGAGTTGTTTGAGCGACATGTGCTGGAACACGCCCTGGGCCTGCCCACCCGGCCTGTCCCCGAGTTCGGCGCGTCACGCCGGCAACCCGGAGTTCATCGAGAAAAGTGCAAGGTTCACAGAGAAACACCGCTCCCTGTCAAGAAAGGAGACCTTGCCGTCCGCTACTTTTCTCATCCCGGTGCCAGCTTGCACAAGAAACCCCTGAAACCACCGCAACTACCTGCAGTTTCACCTGTTGCGGGCTCCTTGGTTCGCAAGAAAGCGTCATAAACAATGCTCCCACCCTTCCAGCATTCGACGCTGAAATCATACCGCCTCCCTCGCAAACACCGTCAGCTCAGAACCTTAGCTTTTTACTGTCACCACCCCCTCTTCCCTGCTATAATATTCAACGAGTGGGAGAACTCTCGCCGGAGGTCTCCTTCTGTGGCGTGGAGTATCTGATCGGATCTCTGCGCAGTGCCCGGCCGAAGTGAACTCGGCTTGGCGGATCAAGCCCGGCACCGCACGGCCCGATTCAGAGGAAGGGCCGGGGAAGCCGATCGCTTTTCGAGTGGGTGGCAATGTGGAGGCTGGTGTGTTCAGAAAGCGAACACAAGGACTGATCGTGAAGGCGTTCGGGCTGCTCGTGTCGGCTCTTTGCGTGATCGCGATCGTGTCTCCTCCCGCGTCCGCCGTGAAGGCTCCTCCGGAGTATCTGTTGTCATGGGGAAGTCCCGGGAGCGGGGCTTCGCAGTTCTCCAGCCCGGCAGACCTTGCTGTCGGACCGGACGGTTGCGTGTATGTCGCCGACACCTACAACCACCGCGTCCAGAAGTTCTCCCCCGACGGGGCGTTCCTCGACTCATGGGGCGGCATGGGTTCCACCAACGGGCACTTCATTCAGCCCGCCGGGATCACCGTCTCCGATGACAACACCATCTTTGTCGCCGACACATTCAACCACCGGATTCAGAAGTTCTCGTCCGCCGGGATCTATCTCCACTCCTGGGGTTCGTTCGGAGCGGGTCCGGGTGAGTTCAGCAACCCCACCGGGCTCGATACCGACGCCGTCGGCAATCTCTATGTCGCGGACACCTACAACAACCGCATCCAGAAGTTCGCGCCTGACGGCACCTTCCTCGCCGAGTGGGGAAACATGGGCTTCGGCCCCGCCCAGTTCAACAGTCCGTTCGGGGTAGCCGTCAGCGTACTCGGCTATGTCTATGTCTCCGACACCTACAACTACCGCATCCAGAAGTTCCTCACCGATGGGACCTTCCTGGACCAGTGGGGAGGCATGGGCGGCAGCAACGGGTACTTCTCGGTCGCCAATCGCCTGACGACCGACGGGCGCGGACGCGTCTTCGTCGCCGATACCTACAACCATCGCGTTCAGGGCTTCACGGGCCACGGCAACTACTTCACCTCCTGGGGGTGGCTGGGAACCAATCCCGGCTGGTTCTACTTCCCCACCGCCGTTGCGATCGCGCCGGACGACGAGCACTACTATGTTGCGGACACGCTGAACAACCGTATCCAGAAGTTCGGCCCGGCGGTCATCGGTCTGGCCGATGCTTCCTGGGGCAAGGTGAAGAGCCTCTACCGCTAGGCCACGCCGCTCACGGCGTTTCTTCCGCCACACCCGGCCAGACTG
The DNA window shown above is from Gemmatimonadota bacterium and carries:
- a CDS encoding malate dehydrogenase translates to MLEKIGVIGAGNIGGVLVQELVRRQLARTIAVTDPAPFVNPEDPPERQETTKSQSVARGKALDILEGTPLLGSDVSVEAGRDYDVLAGCDMVINTAGVPRKARPDGTFPSRDELLSINLKVTGQVAKGIADHCPDATVISVANPLDAIVYTLYRKLGIPKNRLIGMAGVLDSARYRWFVAQAAGVSVDNVEALVLGGHGDTMVPVRSCCRIAGMPVEKFVSSEDLDAIEARTRKAGGEVVGLLGFGSAFVSPALSALEMAESILFDRKKVTPVCTLLEGEYGVDGLFVGVPAVLGANGVEKIIETELTDAEATALEASVSAVRTTCEDVDRMLEQATPAG
- a CDS encoding DUF998 domain-containing protein; this encodes MRDLHGARRERCVAVAGIAGVACMAGGMAAAVLAYDRPGGPGYSFANHFVSELGWAESSPRAWAFNGGVALAGLLFTPILWRVARLEGTRWGFVAGGVGVATGLAGVLVGLVPMGGGGPHLVLAAVYFWLLMIGAILYTAVFRQAAREGRARGLYRASRALLAGCVAFTAAPKGELMAAHRNFEAYALSARPAVRLLALLEWCVIALAVVFVLVAAAHLLRRGDASSPIG
- a CDS encoding SMP-30/gluconolactonase/LRE family protein, which translates into the protein MFRKRTQGLIVKAFGLLVSALCVIAIVSPPASAVKAPPEYLLSWGSPGSGASQFSSPADLAVGPDGCVYVADTYNHRVQKFSPDGAFLDSWGGMGSTNGHFIQPAGITVSDDNTIFVADTFNHRIQKFSSAGIYLHSWGSFGAGPGEFSNPTGLDTDAVGNLYVADTYNNRIQKFAPDGTFLAEWGNMGFGPAQFNSPFGVAVSVLGYVYVSDTYNYRIQKFLTDGTFLDQWGGMGGSNGYFSVANRLTTDGRGRVFVADTYNHRVQGFTGHGNYFTSWGWLGTNPGWFYFPTAVAIAPDDEHYYVADTLNNRIQKFGPAVIGLADASWGKVKSLYR